CCAACCTGATTTCGAACCTGCTGCAGCTACAATATTATCGCAtgaaaacaagaacaaaaaccaAATGAGCAAAGCTCCTCCCAAAACAAAATGTGACAAAACCTCAAAACCACAATCTGAGCCTGAATATTTTGAAGATAAGCGCAACTTggtttgctcttcaactttaatCTCAAttgttcatatattttttttattattataatatgtgTTCATTTAAAATTTGAGGTTTTATATATTATGTAGCTTTAAATgttcaataaaaatagtttttttaaatattattaagaaGAAACTGGCAAATAATGTTtgcaattttaattatttagattatttGAACAAATTAGACCTAACTGAgattattttgttgaatttgattttgtAGGAGGAACTATGGGTTGAAATTGAggtttgttcattttattttatttttttattgttttataagATGATAtttggtttatgtttttatttttctaactGCATTTTATCATAATGGCAGTGAGATCAATTGGATTCCTTGTATGATATAAAATGGAATTTCTCTAATTTAGAAGTGAGTTTTTGACTCACTTAGATTTCTGTTGATAATCAGTATTTGAGTTTTAATTAAGTCAAGTGCTTTATTTAATGGAATTGATAATGATATATGGGGTTTGTATGTGCTTTTTTTTGTCTTTAGAATGCATTTGAAGGGGGTGGCTTGTTGTTTGGAAAGAAGGTTTACCTCTTTGGCTGCATTGAGCGTAAGTAGTGTGTGAGTGAACTTTCTTTTATGTTTCATCATTTTGTGAGTTGGTTaggaaactaatttttttggtagCCAAGCCTCTTATTTGGTCACATTTAGCTTACATTGTTCTTATGCATCTTGATGTTGCAGCTCAATTGGTCATGCATAGCCGAGAAAACAAACAATTATGCATTCTAGTTGTTGTAACGGCAAGTTCTCAAACTGGGTTGTCTGCTTTCTGGTTGTTTCATTAAATATTGACAATTTGGTTGTGCTCATGATTTTGGAATTGTTTTAGGGTGGTTACTTATATAATCCAATGTAGACTTAGAAACTATATTTTATTAAGTTTGCATTTGGTTCCCAATGTGGTTGGTTTGGTGGTCACAATACTTGATTTTGATGTGGCACACAACATAAACTCTGACGTGGTGCATTTGGTTCCATTAAGGAAGTATGCAATCAAAGCTTAGGCTAGGATTTTTTTTAGTTGTATTTTTAGACCTGTTTTTTGAATTATTGGAACATTAAGGTTGGCTAATTTGTTTGTCACTATATTTACCATCCAATTTTTGTTCTAATTACTTTTTTGGTTTCCATTATAGTTTTTATACACAAAGAATCTATCTTAAGAATTCAcaagtttgattttaaaattagtTATTTGAAGAATTTGTACTAGTTATTTGAAATATAGAGAATCAATTGATTATGAAGAGTTATATTTTTTTACACACTATTAACGATTTGTGGGTGTTTTTAACTTCTAAAAACAAAATCCTTGCAGTTTAAataatatatcaaattttaataCATATGCTTACTCATGTTTGTACCAATTGTCTTGTTGTCATGCCACGTCAGCATAATTTAacaattttcacaaaatttagAGAAAAGAACAATTCGATTAACGGAAATGTTTTTAAGAGACTAATATGTAACATTTTTTTAGATAAGGGGCTAAAGTGAaatattaaattaagttaatgAAATGGTATATCTCTTGTCAACCTGCTCAATATCCCTGAGCACCTTCATCGGTATCTCAAGTCAAGTGTTAATGGCTACCTTGACTATTCTCAATGGTGCATCCTGTTGGACCTTCTAGATAAGTACCATGACATTCAATACCATATTATGAAGGTGGATATTCCTTTGGAGCAATTTGAGAACCAATTAATCTGGAAACACTCCAACTCAAGTATGTTATCCCTCAAAGACGCTTATAGTTTATGTACTCCTTATTCTAGCACTAAAGCCTGGCCGAAGCTTATCTGGAATTCTGTTATTCTCTCTGCCAAATATTTTATGGTCTAGAGGTTATGGCACAACAAAATGCCGATAGATGTTAGCTTGTAGTGAAGAGCCTACAACCTCCCATCCAGGTGTAGTCTTTGTCTTAACCATGAAGAATCTACTAAACATATCTTCCTTAATTGTAGCTTCTCTAGAGTCATTAGTATCTGGTTTTAGGACCTTATAAGATATAACATCAATTCGTCCTTCATCTCTAAAATTTTTAATTCTACAGCGGGAGTTGGAGCACACAATGTTAGGTTGTCATTTGTTCTGCTGTTGTCAACATCCTGAATCACATCTGGCTTGCCAGAAATCAGGCTAGATTCAAGAGCATTATGCCCAATTCCTAAAATGTTATTTCATCCAGTCTTGCAAATATGCACTTGTCGGACAAACTCACTAAAAATATCATAGGCTCCTCCATTCAGGACTTCATTATTCTCAATGCATTCAAGGTCACTATTCATCACCCCAATGCTCCAAAGATCTTGAAGGTTATCTAGCAAGCACCTCTTGTTGGCTGGATGAAATGCAACACAGACGGTTCAACATTGGGAAGCCTCGGCCTATCTGCCTGCAGTGGCCTCTTCAGAAACAATTTGGGTGACTATAAGGGCTACTTTGTAGTCAACCTTGGCATTTCTAACTCCCTTTTTCCTGAAGTCGTAAGTGTCATTTTGCCTATTGAGATTGCTTTCTCCAAAAATTGGCACTATCTATGGGTTGAATGTGATTCTATGTTGGTTACTCTTACTTTTGATACCCCTAACATCATTCCTACTAACCTCAAAATTAGATGGAACCAGTGTTTATACAAGCTTAAATCTGTGAAATCTTTGATTTCTTATGTTTATAAAGAAGGTAACCATTGTACAAATACTCTTTCTAATTTAGGATTATCTTTATCTAAATTTACTTTGTGGACTTCGCCTCAGAATGTAGTTAAAAAAGGTCTAGTCAAGAATAGACTTGAGTTCCTCTACAAATTTCCGGGTGGGTTTGGCTTGACCCCACTTTTTGTAATCCATTTTTTGTTTAATGACAtattttttggattaaaaaaatagttttaagatcattttttttaatcaatttgcaGTAGTTTTTAATTGAATGAGTTTTTGATTAAAACATAAAGCTCTAGCATCAAATATTAACATCCGGTGGCACTCTTCTATTGGCAGTAAGCAACTAACCCAACCATCCACGTAAGCCTAACCTTTCAATTTCTCTATCCTCAATAGATAAGAAAAAAATCCACACATTATTTTTTCATCTTTCAATGGACACCAAAACATAACAACAAACATATCCAAAAAAAAACAATGGCCACCATTTTCTCATCTCCACCACCCATTTTCTCCTCCTCCACCACCACAACCACCaccgccaccaccaccaccaccaccaccaccacaaccACCACCATCTCAAAACCACTCATCTCTTTCAAACACCAACACCCACTACTAACCACCACCTTAACAGCAACAGCCACAGCAGCAGCCATAGCCACCATTCTCACAACCTCACCCCCCTCCATAGCAGCAGAATCATCACCCCCCTACAATCTCTACTACGGAACAGCCGCCAGCGCCGCAAACTACGGCGGCTACGGCGGCAACTCCAACAAGAAAGACTCAGCCGAATACATCTACGACGTTCCAGAAGGCTGGAAGGAGCGTTTAATCTCAAAGGTCGAAAAGGGTACAAATGGAACAGACAGTGAATTCTATAACCCAAAGAAGAGAACAGAGAAAGAGTATCTGACTTACCTTTCTGGGTTTCGTCAGTTAGCTCCAAAAGATGCGGTTTTGAACAACTTGGCTCTCTCTGATGTGAATTTGCAGGATATTATTGGTAGTGCTGATAATGTGAGTTCTGAAGAAGTGAAGGATGATAAGGGTCAGGTTTATTATGTTTATGAGATTGATGGGGTTGGTTTTCATAGCTTGATTTCTGTTACTTGTGCTAATAATAAGCTTTATGCTCATTTTGTTAATGCTCCTGCTCCTGAGTGGAATAGAGATAAGGATGTTCTTACTCATGTTCATAAGTCTTTTAAGACTCTTGGGTAATTGTAATGTGTCTTTTTGATGTATAGATATTATGGTTGTTGAATAATGGATATTCTATAATGATGAGAATGGTGTTTTGTGGTTAATTTGATATGATTATGTTGGTGGTGACTTGAGGGTTTCATTTTCAGGATCCTTTTTAGGTCATTACTTATGTTTATAGCCAAATTAGATCTCAACATAATGATGGCATTCCTTTTGGtcactttttttcttcaatttttcctcTTCTTAAGTGATAGGGCTAAGCGTTGTGAtcttctccattttctaaaaagaaaGAGCTTCATTACTAATGTTTTTGGTATATAAATGTTAAATTGTAATCACAAATTCCAAAAACATATGCATTATACACTAAAGGATTTAGTATTGGAGTTTTCAATTTCTCTAGCCCCAACTCTAGGGCTAAGTATATGAGTGGTTTTGCTAAAGTGACATGGTGTCAGATCTATTTGAATGATTTGTAAGGATGATATTACAAATGATATTTTTACAGgtatagtttttttttacttGGAAATGATTTTTAGATAGAACAAAAGTGAACTTATGCACTTTCTTTCACTGACCTCAGTTCAAATGATTTAACCTATTGTAGATCAAATATTTTGTGTTGATTCTATGATTGATTTTGGAATGTGattttgtgtttctttttgtgAATTTGTTGATCGTCAATGATGGTCGTATTGTTTTAAGATGTCAATGGtggttctcttttttttttccattgttttatctttgactttctttgattaATTGGGCACATCTAGCGCGATCTAAAAATCTATGTAATCCAGTGTTTTGCCTCctttttatattatagattttgTCAAAAAAATCTCAACATAATATGCATGATTGTCTGGTATCAACTAAGCCAGTGTACCTTACaatatttttgatattaatttaattggtcaATTTTGGGTTTATCAATCAAATCCTCTTAAATTTGTTTCTTTTAGATACACACAATGTGCCATAAAATATGGTAATATTATGGACAACAATACCATGAAACATAAACAGaatggaaaataaaatgaaattttctTTAACAATGAAATTAAACTCATCAGTTGTGGGCACATTAAAGGGTAAAATTTTCTTTAACAAAGCTGAAATAAAATTCTACAAAAATAACAAGAAATAGAACAAGTAGTTTCTTCCCCAAAAAACTTGAATGCATTTTAAGAAATGCAACTTAACTgagtaaaagaaaaacaaaccacCATCGACAGCAAATACACAACTGTAACAATACAGAAAGAATAAAATGATTATATTAGCAATAGCAATGAAGTAAATGAAGTCGTCCAATGAAACtcaattttttcctttttccttttttccttttttttttcttattaaatCTTTCACTGACACTTACAAAACAAAAACCAGAGAAACACTCTCCAGCAATAAACATCCTCCTCTTCTGTAGTAGCTTCAGCCGAAGACCAAAAATAGACATTATTTAATGCAGTTTACTACCTAAATAGATATCTTAGTATCTAAATATTCAAATATCCTCCATGTACACAAGAAATATTCAGAAATTAATCCAGCTGTCTCcttacattaatattttttttttaccaatttataTGATATAAGACATGAAGACTCTGGTTTAACTTTCGGTTATCACCATCTCAATATTAGAATTATGTCGTACCCAAGCCTCGCGATATTTGAATTATGCCGTACCCGTACCCGTACCCAAGCCTTCTGGCTTAGATGGTGTTCTAATGTAGGTGAGACCACGAGGAGTTGCAGGTGTTGTAAAATTGCTGGTATTCACTGATGAACCACTGTCGGCTGGATTAGTCGGAGCACCTCGCTTCCATTGCATGCTCCTTGCACCCAGTTTCATTGGAGGCCGAGGTCTAAATGAACCAGGCATACCTCTTGCAAAGGGTGGTCTGGGAAACCTAGCAGTAGGAAATGGAGATCCCCTAACAACTCGTGGCCATGTTGTGGTTGGAGCAGATTCTTGAGGGGCAGCACTTTTCTTTACCACCTGCAGTGAAAAAGTAAATGCAAATAATTTAGTTCGTGGAAGGCGATTGTGATCAACGTATCCAGCACGAGATTTTAAGTAGGATCAATAGGCCAGATGGTGAATGATCGTAGCATGGCATGTAAGATCATACCGaaggaaaaaattataaaatacataGACAAAATAACCTTAAAATCACAACATTCAAGCAATTTAACTAATAATTCATAACCATCGTTACGTAAATGAAGCACTGGTTTTCCACTTAAAGGTAAATCAaggttttttaattaaaaacttgACTCAGTTAGACAGGCCCAAAAAAATCCAGCACGTTTCTTTAACGATCTTGCTTCAAACGATCTGTGAACGTAGCACGCTTTGGCAGTCATGGCACAACACCCAATCTTGACTACACTGATCGTCTTACTTGATACTTAATCCCTCAAGTCTGAAGTTCATGCTAATCACAAAATTTAGTTATCAGcaatcttagtgcaattggaagAGGAATTTGACTATAAAGGTAACCTAATTCTACAATGTTAGCACAACACACCAAAATGATCTCACGAAGTGCGGACCATCGAAATACACCTAGTCAGGCAGCCATTGATCATCACAAAACTCCTTTTCTAGAGTGAGAGAGGTTTATGTTTTCCTCAATCAGATTCTCAAGAACTTAACTGACAGAGAGCAGGAAAAGGACAACAGGAAATCGATAACAGAAAGAAAGGCATTATTGGCACCCATGGTCTCACGAAAGAGATTGCAGGGATACGTGAAAGTCATCTGGAAACAAGACTCAAAACATTAGATGTTTGAAATATGGGGGAGAAGCAATGGATTTTTTGGGATGAAGGTTGCAACATACTACACCTGCAGCTTGACCATGGCAGAGGAAGCCTCTGATTTGGAGCGATCTAGAGGAAGTCTCATCTATGGATCTTTCATACAACCCCATCAAAGGTGGCGTTGAGAAGAaggttcaacaatcacaataacaacaatcaagctttatcccactaagtgggatCAAACTACAACATAATATTCCATAAAAAGTTATGTTTCTATCCAATTCATTAATCTCGAAATCTATCTTAATAGTTTCTCTTATAGATTTTCTAGGTCTTCCTCCACCTTTAGAGTTTCGACTATTCTCCTCGGATCTACTCTCCTTACAAAATCCACAACTATGTTGTCACTAGCATGCTATGCACCGCAATAGCGGAATGCTGTATGTTGTCAATAGCATGCTATGCATCGCAATAGCAGAATGTCGTAGGTTGTCAATAGCATGCTATACACTGCAATAGAGGAATGCCGTAGGCACATAAGAGTAGTAGTGTATGGCGCAATGCTATTGGTATGCCACAAATAATCATCCTGCTCTTCTTCCTACTTTTAGTTCATTCTGCTTTATTCTTCTTCTCTGCTTTAGTTTTATTACTAGTCTATACTTTAGGTTCTTGAGTCTTCACAATAGCGGTTATCATACTACCCGATATTATCCACAGGTCTTCTCACTACATTCCCAGACCACCTAAGCCTAATTTCCACTATCATTTCTACTATTGGTGCTACTTCAACTCTCTCTAATTTTGTCATTCATAATCCTATTGTCTAGTTTTACCACACATCCAactgaaaatcttcatctctgTTACATGCTCAGTTCATTTCTACTATTGGTGCTACTCCAACTCTCTCTAATGTAGTCATTTATAGTCCAACATTTTGTACCGTACATCACTACTCTTACACTTATGCATGAATCGTTTCAGGACTCAGATACAGAATGAAATTTAAGGCAAGGCTGTTTAACACTCTACCAAACTACTCCCTCTGTCTCATATTTTGTGTTGTTCAAGGTAAAGCACGCGTCTTACAAATTTATTAATTCAATCATATATGAGATGTAAAATATTATTTGCCAACTAAATGTCCTGAATGAGAATTAGGTAGAGTGACATTAATTAGTAAGTATAGTTGAGATATAAATAAGGGTATTATTGAAGAAAAGATTAATAACATCTTGATATTCTTAAGTTATTGtttttaaaacatataaaaagtACTCCAAACAAGACAATTTATGAGACAGATGGAGTAACAAACAACTAGTTGACCACTCAAACTGAATCAACCGGATTAGCTCCCAATAACATAGAACTAGAGAAACCTAGTATTTATGATAAAAATAAGCACCAATTACAGAATAGGCTAGTAGAGCAATGGAAAACTACGAAGGTGAAAAATCCTCCTTAACCAAAGGCCCCAACTGTGAGAGTGGTTAGATCTTCTCTACTTAGATAGAGGCAATAGATAGGGTATGACCGGAGTGCATAAGTACCTATTTCCATACTTGTGTCTTTAGAAAACAAACTACATGTCTCCTCAATACCCACATGGATAAAAACTTCAATAGGAATTGCAAACCCTGGTGAATTATTTGCAATGGGACAATAGGAACTTGCTACAAGCACTCTCTCCAACTTATTGATGTCATTAAACTCATTCGGAAAAAGAATTTTAAAGATTAGCCAATCAAATTCAAATCATAAATTAACATAATCCaaatatcattaaaaaatatctaatctaaaactaaaattataaaacataaaacatatggTGTGGACATAGGTGGATTAGGTACTATAGTACCTACATCTGAAAATCTTGTGAACAATTGCCCATTTCTATAACCACGTCCTTTTTTATAGGTACAAAACGTTGATCGCGGACAAATTTTTCTGTGCCCAAGTCTGGAGTGGCATCCCATTTCCTCTACAATACAGTCACATCTTCTAGCTACCTAAACTTACAACTCATGACTATTAAGGACTGGGCCACCTCCATAAAATGGCAACTATAGAAATTGGCAATCTCAAATGAAAAAGGTATTAAACAATGTGAGAAAATTGGAGGGGAGATGTAGAACCTCTAGATAACTAAGTCTGTCTGTTTCTCAGGAAGATTGTATTCTAAAATTGTGCTACAACTTACAACAAAAGTAACCGAATGCATTTGTGAAAACACGTTTATTCCCCTAGGGGCATTAATTCAAACATGTGTCGAAGTAGCAAGCTGAGAACAATACCTTGAGAATTCGTGACATGAAAGAAGTGCCATCTAGAGATAGTGCATTATCTGCTGCTTCTTTTAGCATGAATTCTACCAAAGCTGCCCTGCTCAAGTaaacacaaattaaaataaagttgcaaacaaagtgagctgaatatatatatatatatatatatatatatatatatatatatatatatatatatatatatatatatatatatatatatatatataaaatgagcAATGCAAACTATCAAAACACCTTACCCTTTTGGCTGCCCAGTTGCAGCATCAGTAACTATGATCACTTTCAACACTTCCCCAAATTTATTAAAATGCCTAGACAAGCCATCTTTAGTAGCAGCAAAATGAACCTATGACAACCAATACAGTAAAACATCAGAAATCAAACAAACCCAACCCAAAACTGACCTTTCAGGCCTCTCCCCTCACCCACCCAGAACAGAGGAGCAAGAGTTATTACATTGCTAACAAAAATTGTTCTGGAATCCACATCTTCTAAAGGACGACCGGCAACACTAGAACCTGAGAATGCACAAGATGCAATTAGTTCTACATCAGATAAATGCATGAAGTTTTCAAGAGATAAATAACATTATATGATTGAAGATAAATACACTGTATAACAAAATGGTTAACTGTACAAAATACCCATCATCATTAACAAAGTATTTAACCAGCCAAAAATACTATTCAGCAACAAGAGTTTCCACTACTAAAGATTTAAAACTCACCAGTAGTACCGTGTGCCTTGATTGACTCGTTCTGAACATCAGGAGCAATGTTTACCTATCATATGTCATACCAAATGAAAGCAATCAATAACTATACAACCAGGCATGTTATACTTTTTGATGGTTCATGTAAAACAAATTCAACCCCTCCACAATGAATTTAAGAGATTTAAGTGATAAaacgaaaaaaattattataaaaaaaaaaaagttaaaggaGTGAAGTTGAGAAAGATATAAATTTCAAATAGGAAAATCTATTATACACTAATTTTAAACAGAAAACCAGTATCTCAGAAAGTAAGCATAAAAGAACATCTCACATTTCCATTACTAATTTTCATTGCTTGTGTATTCTCCTTCACCAGTTGCATGTTCGATCTGGGACCTCCAGTTTCATTGCCTAAAGTTTTATGACCATTAAATTCTGCAACCACTCTTGGTTCCTGATACTGCTCCGGCTTCCAAGTATTTACATTAACAGAAATATTCACTATTTTACGGGAAGTGTTGCGTGCAGCGGCAGATTGGTCCTGTTCTCGATTCTGATTTAGACGCAAACTATCGCCAGCATTTTTTGCTACACTACACTGCTCCATGAGTGAATCATTGCCCCTGTTTCCAACAGAGGAGCTGATTTGAGAAGTTCCAGTCACCCCACGGCCTATGACATTTAAATCATGACACCCTTCATTATCTGAATTAGAATCATTATCTGAATTAGAATCAGAAGGAAAACCAGTTTCATGTTCAATCATAGTTGTATGTGTCGCAAATTGCCCATCGTAATCAGTTCTTGGAAGATGCATCGATTGATTTTTCTCCTGCTGTTGATAATCAAGTTGGCTGTTATCAGCTGACGAATCCATACCACAACCAAGTCTATCAAATACACTTCCTGAGGATTTGGACTTCACGTCCTCTGCAGCTTCCGCCACAGCCTTAATCACTGTAGCCATTGCATTTGGCACCCTGGCAGTGGGCTGCACACGCTGATAATGTTCAACCAGAGATGAATCACCAGAGGATGTAGAAACTACAGATCGAAGACGTTTTAAGGAAGGCTCCACTGATGTGCCAAGATTTGATGTCCTTGAAGTACCCACTGCATCTCGAACTGCAAACTGAAGCAGCCGTCGAGAAGCTGCACCAGTTACTTGTGAGGCAACACCCCGCTGTTGAAATTACCCAATTAGAATCAATGAGTACTTCATTATTTTATCGAGAAAAAAAAACATACACATCAAATGAAGAGgagaatcagaagaaaaaaatttaGTGATTTTATTTGCATAAGAATAGCATCTGTTTTCTCTCAGTTTATAGTCATGGAAAGAGACACTAGAATCCATCTATATGAGCACAAATAGAATATAATGGCTAAGATTCATGCAATATATGCATTTCTCCTCCATGAGTTTCACCAATCTAATCAATTTAGGAAAATGCAAGACAATGAATAATTAGTGAGATAATAGTTAAGTCAACAATAAACTTCACCCTTCAATTGCATAAAGTTGTCTCTCACTTATACAAATTAGCACAATAAGCTCTATTGAAACCCCTTACTAAATgaactttaaattgaataaagtATGTGTATAATATTGCAGCAGTAGTTCAAACCTTAGTCCTATGTTTTTCATCAGTTCGGCCCCTTTTCCTCTGAACTGTGGATTCAGGTTTGGGAGATGGTGACCTTGGACCATGGTCAACTTTTCGGCGGACTTTTTCATCTAAATGAGCAATGTCAACCTTGGAGCTGCTGATAGTAGGGGCTCTTGCTTCAGCTTCTCCCCTTCCCAAACCTTTCCAATCTTTGTTATGCCGAGTTCTAGAAAACTTATTAGAATTTCCTCTTtctaattttaaatttgaattaacGGCAGCTTCAATTTCCGATGTAAGCTTCCTTCTGGGAGCTTCATCCTGCAATTTCTTCGGTTTTACATACAAAGCTAAATTCAAATGTAGATGATCCCACAACCTGTTAACGAGACATGAATATGAATCAGCGCGTAGAAATTTAGAGAGAAGATTTGCATTTCttaccaaaaaaaattaaagtgaaaTTACCAGCACACGAAAGCATCACTTTTATCTGCCAAAAAAACATCCAACTCACTCTTTGCTTGTTCTTTACTCTTACCATTCCTCAATAACACAATAACATACTCCTGTCAcatcatataaaatataattcaGTTCACATGTAGACTTAATACTCAAAATCAATTCATCATGAGAAAATTTTAGTACATCTCATAGTCAATGCCTAtactcatttttttaaaaagaaatcattgcCTATAATACATCGTTAGTGTTAACTGTTAAGTAACTAGCATGTACAATAACAACCCCCATAACAACAATAGTATCCAGACATATTAAACAAGCTTCAAATCTTTTAGGTTATTAATATTCGCTTGGGTGTTCAGACTATAGTTTAAAGTTTTTTTTGTCGTGCATTATACAAATATCAAACAGTTGTCAACTCTAGTAAATTAAGCAAACTTAGCCACAACCATTAGGCTCAAAACATTCTATTTTAGCATTGTATTTTAATGCCctaaattttgaaagaaagataacaagataataaaataaaaaatgtatgacTTCTTATTCTTTTTATGAAAAAACAACATCACAGTAACAGAAAATTCTCAACCTAACTCTTTCAATTATACAACTCATACAACAAATCTCTAGGAGCCAAAATCCAAAACTATGCTATCAACATCACTAAACATAATCCAAAACTACGCAATCAACATCACTAAACATATACATTTATCATTAAATCCCAATTTCACACTCCAGAAACACAATCTCattacataaaccctaacaatgctAACAACAATAGAGAGCAATAGATAAATCTTCTACATTACTCCTCTTCCATCATATCTCAAAACACTAAAACTAAGAGAATCACTCTTATTTCATCATATCAAGACAGACCCCCAATATCAACAACATTGCAACAATCTATCAACACTACTCAATCCAAAAACATACCACAAAAGTATCATCCGAGTATTCCCCCATGAATTCCTTAAGCTTTTCCTTCACAATTTCCCCCAACTTCTTCGCTCCATCGGTAGTGAAATTAGCCTCGAAAATCCGATTATCATCTCGATCAACACTCCCCATACTCAATCGCAAAGGAAAATAACCACAAACCAAACCCTAACAAAAAAAATCCCTCTCGCTATCCAAAAAAATCGAAACCCTAACTGCGATGTAGATTACAAAAGCGATGAATTGGTAAATAGCGAAAGATACAGAAGAGATCGAATTTcgaatcgagtttttttttttttctttagaaGGAAAATGATGGAAAATATTCGGGAATCGTGAAAAAGGAACCCCGAGTTATGTACTCGCGGGGAGAGAGTGATGTAAAACGATAGAAGGTTTCATTATATAGGGAGAGTGGGTGACGAATGTGATCTACTTAGCGGAAAAATAGGAATCTCTTGAGTCGGTTAATAACCCGTATCACCGAGGAGGCACAAATAATTGTTGATTGTTGGGGATGGGAGAGTATTTAGATGTACATGGTTTTGGAGAGGTagattttatcttttcattttttttaagagAGATGTGGTATTGGTATAGTGTATTTGTAGTTGCCATGAATAAAATTGGGTAATGTTTTTTCTTTAGGTTATAAATGGACTTTTATTTCCTATAAAAAATAATGTATTCCTTTTTACTAgtttctaataaat
The sequence above is drawn from the Vicia villosa cultivar HV-30 ecotype Madison, WI unplaced genomic scaffold, Vvil1.0 ctg.000896F_1_1, whole genome shotgun sequence genome and encodes:
- the LOC131632058 gene encoding thylakoid lumenal 19 kDa protein, chloroplastic-like; the protein is MATIFSSPPPIFSSSTTTTTTATTTTTTTTTTTTISKPLISFKHQHPLLTTTLTATATAAAIATILTTSPPSIAAESSPPYNLYYGTAASAANYGGYGGNSNKKDSAEYIYDVPEGWKERLISKVEKGTNGTDSEFYNPKKRTEKEYLTYLSGFRQLAPKDAVLNNLALSDVNLQDIIGSADNVSSEEVKDDKGQVYYVYEIDGVGFHSLISVTCANNKLYAHFVNAPAPEWNRDKDVLTHVHKSFKTLG
- the LOC131632057 gene encoding uncharacterized protein LOC131632057, which codes for MGSVDRDDNRIFEANFTTDGAKKLGEIVKEKLKEFMGEYSDDTFVEYVIVLLRNGKSKEQAKSELDVFLADKSDAFVCWLWDHLHLNLALYVKPKKLQDEAPRRKLTSEIEAAVNSNLKLERGNSNKFSRTRHNKDWKGLGRGEAEARAPTISSSKVDIAHLDEKVRRKVDHGPRSPSPKPESTVQRKRGRTDEKHRTKRGVASQVTGAASRRLLQFAVRDAVGTSRTSNLGTSVEPSLKRLRSVVSTSSGDSSLVEHYQRVQPTARVPNAMATVIKAVAEAAEDVKSKSSGSVFDRLGCGMDSSADNSQLDYQQQEKNQSMHLPRTDYDGQFATHTTMIEHETGFPSDSNSDNDSNSDNEGCHDLNVIGRGVTGTSQISSSVGNRGNDSLMEQCSVAKNAGDSLRLNQNREQDQSAAARNTSRKIVNISVNVNTWKPEQYQEPRVVAEFNGHKTLGNETGGPRSNMQLVKENTQAMKISNGNVNIAPDVQNESIKAHGTTGSSVAGRPLEDVDSRTIFVSNVHFAATKDGLSRHFNKFGEVLKVIIVTDAATGQPKGAALVEFMLKEAADNALSLDGTSFMSRILKVVKKSAAPQESAPTTTWPRVVRGSPFPTARFPRPPFARGMPGSFRPRPPMKLGARSMQWKRGAPTNPADSGSSVNTSNFTTPATPRGLTYIRTPSKPEGLGTGTGTA